In Phormidium yuhuli AB48, one genomic interval encodes:
- a CDS encoding precorrin-8X methylmutase, whose product MEWHSTEAQGLSIVDREFGPSDLSPAEYHIIRQVIYETADFEYKSLIRFSETALQEGAAALAARTTLVVDVPMVQVGITANIMETFANPVYCSMDALTRPQKEKTKAAWGIETLARRYPEGIFVVGQSQTALMSLVELIESEAIRPALVVSTPTGFNEIDFLKERLNDSRIPHIRSAGRKGSAVVAVAILNSLVDLAWQAYGIMDN is encoded by the coding sequence ATGGAGTGGCATTCAACAGAAGCTCAAGGCCTGAGCATTGTCGATCGCGAGTTTGGTCCGTCTGACCTTTCTCCGGCTGAGTATCATATTATCCGCCAAGTCATTTATGAAACAGCGGATTTCGAGTACAAAAGCTTAATCCGCTTTTCGGAAACGGCGCTTCAGGAAGGGGCCGCTGCTCTGGCGGCTCGGACAACCCTGGTGGTGGATGTTCCCATGGTTCAAGTGGGGATCACAGCCAACATCATGGAAACCTTCGCTAATCCGGTGTATTGCAGTATGGATGCTCTGACTCGGCCTCAGAAGGAGAAGACTAAAGCCGCCTGGGGTATTGAAACCCTGGCGCGGCGCTATCCAGAAGGGATTTTTGTGGTGGGACAGTCTCAGACGGCCTTGATGTCTCTGGTGGAACTGATTGAGTCTGAAGCCATCCGTCCGGCGCTGGTGGTTAGCACTCCCACGGGGTTTAATGAGATTGATTTCCTTAAAGAACGTCTCAATGATTCCCGGATTCCTCATATTCGCAGTGCTGGACGTAAGGGTTCGGCGGTTGTGGCGGTGGCGATTCTCAATAGCTTGGTGGATTTGGCTTGGCAGGCTTATGGCATTATGGACAATTAA
- a CDS encoding TPM domain-containing protein: MPNLKRTLGCFLATCVALMTWAVSPAYAFDNPELLPDVQTPIIDLADTLTSVQEEQLIATLDQLEAETGYKLRVLTQFDRTPGRAVKEFWQLDDKSVLLIADSRGGNLLGFNVGDAVYNLMPRTFWIELQTRYGNQFFVRDNGEDQSILQSLQSVEGCLRQGGCQVVPGLPREQWILTLVTSALGGIVCGFAAQPRDGKVFAWQWALIFSPLWGILFIAFGIGPVVTRTSDWLPLTRNILAFALGALVAYLTPVINQSASDATH, translated from the coding sequence ATGCCAAACCTCAAACGCACTCTCGGATGTTTTCTGGCCACCTGCGTTGCCCTTATGACTTGGGCTGTGTCGCCGGCCTATGCCTTCGATAACCCGGAACTGCTGCCGGATGTTCAAACCCCCATCATTGACCTGGCAGACACCCTCACGAGCGTCCAGGAAGAACAGCTTATTGCCACCCTTGACCAACTCGAAGCCGAAACAGGCTACAAACTCCGAGTTCTGACTCAGTTCGATCGCACCCCCGGACGGGCCGTTAAAGAATTTTGGCAACTCGACGATAAAAGCGTTTTACTGATTGCCGATTCTCGTGGGGGGAATCTCTTAGGCTTCAATGTCGGCGATGCTGTTTATAACTTAATGCCTCGCACCTTCTGGATTGAACTACAAACTCGCTACGGCAATCAGTTCTTTGTCCGGGATAATGGGGAAGACCAATCCATCTTGCAATCCCTGCAATCCGTAGAAGGCTGTCTACGTCAGGGAGGGTGTCAGGTAGTTCCGGGACTGCCTCGGGAACAATGGATTCTCACCTTAGTGACCTCGGCGTTAGGCGGTATTGTCTGCGGCTTTGCGGCTCAGCCTCGGGATGGCAAAGTGTTCGCCTGGCAATGGGCCTTAATCTTCTCACCCCTGTGGGGCATTCTCTTTATCGCCTTCGGGATTGGCCCAGTGGTAACCCGGACTTCGGACTGGCTACCCCTGACTCGTAATATCTTGGCCTTTGCCCTTGGCGCTTTAGTGGCCTATCTGACTCCCGTTATCAATCAGTCGGCTTCCGATGCAACCCATTAA
- a CDS encoding SpoIIE family protein phosphatase yields MSRGKEKKLKLLVVDDETDNLDLLYRTFRREFQVYKAESALSALQVLEERGEMAIIISDQRMPEMNGTEFLSKTVDRYPDTIRILLTGYTDVEDLVEAINSGQVFKYITKPWNPEELKTVVQQASETYKVVKQRTNELNRILRRESLLNAIMTAVRESLDYESMLATIVETVGRNFDASGTKLYPVEGEKLRSSGAVSYRSDESEELAASPYNEDLVQSVVQGREREWVQDDESSTSHLAVPLIYQQNLLAILALYQTGSDSPWSDEDVRLLELVAEQAALALSQARLYQRTQEQAEKMLAELDVARQIQSNLLRQSLPESETEKVQACCYPARGVGGDFFEVYPHPQGDLWLALGDVSGKGVPAALFMASAMSVMRRELAQDNPPPPDEMMQNLNRSLSDDLISNNCFITMVLARYTPATRQLVYANAGHIYPLIWPHRSMVQEVQDGKPVTAEPNFLKTRGIPLGILPVWKAKAGDLTLKSGDVFLLTSDGITEASVTQVDETGQETTVMLQQEGLWDLLQQEGSPMDLSHLLDRVRGNTQEQEDDQTILSLEVL; encoded by the coding sequence ATGAGTCGGGGAAAAGAAAAAAAACTCAAACTCCTCGTGGTTGACGACGAAACGGACAACCTCGATTTGTTGTATCGGACGTTTCGACGGGAGTTTCAAGTCTACAAAGCGGAAAGCGCACTATCCGCCCTACAAGTCCTGGAAGAGCGGGGCGAGATGGCAATTATCATCTCTGACCAGCGAATGCCGGAGATGAACGGGACGGAATTTTTAAGCAAAACCGTTGACCGCTATCCAGATACCATTCGCATCCTCTTAACGGGATACACCGATGTTGAAGACCTCGTCGAAGCCATTAACTCCGGTCAGGTCTTTAAATACATCACTAAGCCTTGGAACCCTGAAGAACTCAAAACCGTTGTCCAGCAAGCTTCGGAGACCTACAAGGTTGTTAAGCAACGCACCAATGAACTCAACCGCATTTTGCGCCGTGAGTCACTGCTGAATGCAATCATGACGGCGGTACGGGAATCTCTCGATTATGAGAGTATGCTGGCCACCATTGTCGAGACGGTCGGCCGCAACTTTGATGCGTCGGGAACGAAACTCTATCCCGTTGAGGGCGAGAAACTGCGCAGTTCTGGAGCCGTGTCCTATCGGTCCGACGAATCTGAGGAGTTGGCCGCCAGCCCTTATAACGAAGACCTGGTCCAGTCCGTGGTTCAGGGCCGTGAACGTGAATGGGTCCAGGATGATGAGTCGAGTACCTCGCATCTAGCGGTTCCGCTGATTTATCAACAGAATTTGCTGGCTATCCTGGCACTCTATCAGACGGGAAGTGATAGCCCTTGGTCTGATGAAGATGTGCGGCTCCTGGAATTGGTGGCTGAACAGGCGGCGTTGGCCCTGTCTCAAGCCCGACTCTATCAACGCACTCAGGAACAAGCTGAGAAAATGTTGGCTGAGTTGGATGTGGCGCGACAAATTCAGTCGAATCTATTGCGTCAGAGCCTACCGGAGTCGGAAACGGAGAAAGTCCAAGCCTGTTGTTATCCGGCCCGAGGCGTTGGGGGAGACTTTTTTGAGGTCTATCCTCATCCCCAAGGAGACTTATGGTTAGCCCTGGGGGATGTGTCCGGGAAAGGGGTTCCGGCGGCCCTGTTTATGGCCAGTGCGATGTCTGTGATGCGTCGGGAACTGGCTCAGGATAATCCGCCACCCCCGGATGAGATGATGCAAAATCTCAACCGCAGTCTGTCTGATGACTTAATCAGCAATAACTGTTTTATTACGATGGTTCTGGCCCGCTATACGCCGGCTACCCGTCAGTTGGTGTATGCCAATGCTGGACATATTTATCCCCTGATTTGGCCCCATCGCAGCATGGTTCAAGAGGTTCAGGACGGTAAACCGGTGACAGCGGAGCCGAATTTCTTGAAAACTCGCGGCATTCCCTTGGGGATTCTCCCGGTTTGGAAAGCGAAAGCGGGGGATCTCACCCTGAAGTCAGGGGATGTGTTTCTACTGACCAGTGATGGGATTACTGAGGCCAGTGTCACCCAAGTGGATGAGACGGGCCAGGAGACGACGGTCATGCTGCAACAGGAGGGCCTATGGGACCTGTTGCAACAGGAAGGGTCTCCGATGGATTTATCCCATCTACTCGATCGCGTTCGAGGGAATACCCAAGAGCAAGAAGACGACCAAACGATACTCTCTCTGGAGGTTCTGTAA
- a CDS encoding ATP-binding protein: MKTELHVPSELRFLNIVENWLLGCLEMDLGESVDWARQSNRLRLVLAEAFSNVVRHAHRDRPHLPVWVRLELKDSDICLEVWDYGRGYNLNEYMAPTPEAMQEGGYGWLIMNRLMDHVEYTLQVDMEGRNCLKLEANLVEKSEAPKTKA, encoded by the coding sequence ATGAAGACGGAGCTACATGTTCCTAGCGAACTACGGTTTTTGAATATCGTTGAGAACTGGCTACTGGGCTGTCTCGAAATGGATCTCGGTGAGAGCGTTGATTGGGCGAGACAGTCGAATCGCTTACGGCTGGTTCTGGCTGAGGCGTTCTCCAATGTGGTTCGCCATGCTCACCGCGATCGCCCCCATTTGCCGGTCTGGGTTCGTCTGGAACTCAAGGACAGTGATATTTGTTTAGAGGTCTGGGATTATGGTCGCGGCTATAATCTCAATGAGTACATGGCCCCGACTCCGGAAGCGATGCAAGAGGGAGGCTATGGTTGGCTGATTATGAATCGCCTCATGGACCATGTGGAGTACACGTTACAGGTGGACATGGAAGGACGGAATTGTCTGAAGTTGGAAGCCAATCTCGTGGAAAAATCAGAAGCCCCCAAAACGAAAGCCTAG
- a CDS encoding PCP reductase family protein translates to MPEFDFGDELQWTPEATAKLKNIPYFVRSQARQRIEELARDAESNSVTVEYVEQARLEFGQ, encoded by the coding sequence ATGCCCGAGTTTGATTTTGGCGACGAACTCCAGTGGACTCCTGAGGCCACCGCCAAACTTAAAAATATTCCCTACTTCGTGCGATCGCAGGCCAGACAGCGTATCGAAGAACTCGCCCGAGACGCAGAATCCAATTCCGTCACCGTCGAGTACGTAGAACAAGCCCGACTCGAATTTGGCCAGTAA
- a CDS encoding NAD(P)H-quinone oxidoreductase subunit H gives MPNLETRTEPMVLNMGPHHPSMHGVLRLIVTLDGEDVIDCEPVIGYLHRGMEKIAESRTNVMFVPYVSRWDYAAGMFNEAITVNAPEQLAGVEVPKRASYIRMIMLELNRIANHLLWLGPFLADVGAQTPFFYIFRERELIYDLWEAATGQRLINNNYFRIGGVAADLPYGWVDKCEDFCDYFDPKVDEYEKLITNNPIFRRRIQGIGVVSREEAINWGLSGPMLRASGVKWDLRKVDSYECYDELDWDVHWETEGDCYARYLVRIREMRESVKMIRQALKQLPGGPFENLEARRMAEGPKSEWNDFDYQFMGKRIPPTFKIPEGEHYVRLESGKGELGVFIKGNNNIFPWRFKIRAADFNNLQILPHILRGAKVADIVAILGSIDVIMGSVDR, from the coding sequence ATGCCTAACCTCGAAACTCGAACCGAACCGATGGTGCTCAACATGGGACCGCACCATCCCTCAATGCACGGCGTTCTACGTCTGATTGTCACCCTCGACGGCGAAGATGTCATCGACTGCGAACCCGTCATCGGCTATCTTCACCGAGGTATGGAGAAAATCGCCGAAAGTCGTACGAACGTGATGTTTGTCCCCTACGTGAGTCGTTGGGACTACGCCGCCGGGATGTTCAACGAAGCCATCACCGTCAACGCCCCAGAACAACTAGCTGGGGTCGAGGTTCCCAAGCGGGCCAGCTACATCCGCATGATTATGCTGGAACTCAACCGCATCGCCAACCACCTCCTCTGGCTTGGCCCCTTCCTCGCGGACGTGGGTGCACAAACCCCCTTTTTCTACATCTTCCGGGAACGGGAACTGATTTATGACCTCTGGGAAGCCGCCACAGGTCAGCGACTCATCAATAACAACTACTTCCGCATCGGTGGCGTCGCCGCTGATCTCCCCTATGGTTGGGTGGACAAATGCGAAGACTTCTGCGACTACTTCGACCCCAAAGTTGACGAGTACGAAAAACTCATCACCAATAACCCCATCTTCCGCCGTCGGATTCAAGGAATTGGCGTCGTTAGCCGTGAGGAAGCCATCAACTGGGGTCTCTCCGGTCCGATGCTACGGGCCTCCGGGGTCAAATGGGACTTGCGTAAGGTCGATTCCTATGAATGTTACGACGAACTCGACTGGGACGTGCATTGGGAAACGGAAGGGGATTGTTACGCCCGATATTTGGTGCGGATTCGCGAGATGCGCGAGTCGGTCAAAATGATTCGTCAAGCCCTGAAACAACTTCCTGGCGGTCCCTTTGAGAATCTCGAAGCCCGTCGTATGGCCGAAGGTCCGAAGTCAGAATGGAATGACTTTGATTATCAGTTTATGGGCAAACGCATTCCTCCCACCTTCAAAATCCCAGAAGGGGAACATTATGTGCGCCTCGAATCCGGGAAGGGTGAACTGGGAGTGTTCATCAAGGGGAATAACAACATCTTCCCCTGGCGCTTCAAAATCCGCGCCGCCGACTTCAATAACCTGCAAATTCTGCCCCATATCCTACGGGGGGCGAAAGTGGCGGATATTGTGGCCATTCTCGGTAGCATCGATGTGATTATGGGGTCCGTCGATCGCTAA
- the rsmH gene encoding 16S rRNA (cytosine(1402)-N(4))-methyltransferase RsmH, giving the protein MAQNSRDFNSTPFEHISVLAREVLEYLQVRPGGRYLDATLGAGGHSRLILEAAPETQVVGIDRDEMALETARQNLGEYGDRISFWRGNFAEFPYYEAEFDGIIADLGVSSGQLDVPERGFSFRQEAPLDMRMDCRQSLTAGELINHADERELADIFYHYGEERLSRRIARAIVQQRPFSTTTELAGAIAAVVPRRYRYGRIHPATRVFQGLRIAVNQELESLETWLDRAPDGLVLGGRIGAISFHSLEDRLVKHRWREQERLKVLTKKPICPQDDEREANPRSRSAKLRFAQRQG; this is encoded by the coding sequence ATTGCACAAAATTCTAGAGATTTCAACTCCACGCCGTTTGAGCATATTTCGGTGCTGGCCCGTGAGGTGCTGGAGTATCTTCAGGTGCGTCCGGGGGGCCGTTATCTGGATGCGACGCTGGGGGCTGGGGGCCATAGTCGCTTGATTTTAGAGGCGGCCCCGGAGACTCAGGTGGTGGGGATTGACCGCGATGAGATGGCGTTGGAGACGGCCCGGCAGAATTTAGGGGAGTATGGCGATCGCATCTCGTTTTGGCGGGGTAATTTCGCTGAGTTTCCCTATTATGAGGCTGAGTTTGATGGCATCATTGCTGATTTGGGGGTCAGTTCTGGCCAGTTGGATGTCCCGGAACGGGGGTTTAGTTTCCGTCAGGAGGCCCCCCTGGATATGCGCATGGATTGCCGACAATCTCTGACGGCGGGGGAGTTGATTAATCACGCTGATGAGCGGGAGTTGGCGGATATCTTTTATCACTATGGGGAGGAACGCCTCTCGCGCCGAATTGCTCGGGCCATTGTCCAACAGCGACCGTTCTCGACCACCACTGAGTTGGCTGGGGCGATCGCCGCTGTGGTCCCTCGTCGCTACCGCTATGGCCGCATTCACCCCGCTACACGGGTGTTTCAAGGGTTACGCATTGCCGTGAATCAGGAATTGGAGAGTCTGGAAACCTGGCTCGATCGCGCCCCGGACGGGCTAGTGCTGGGGGGACGTATTGGCGCCATTAGTTTTCACAGTCTTGAAGATCGCCTGGTGAAACATCGTTGGCGAGAGCAAGAACGGCTCAAGGTCTTGACAAAAAAGCCGATTTGTCCTCAAGACGATGAACGGGAGGCCAACCCGCGATCGCGCTCGGCCAAACTGCGCTTTGCCCAACGTCAGGGGTAA
- the ribD gene encoding bifunctional diaminohydroxyphosphoribosylaminopyrimidine deaminase/5-amino-6-(5-phosphoribosylamino)uracil reductase RibD — protein MTSPFDRAMMQRCLTLARRAQGQTAPNPMVGAVIVQEGVIVGEGFHPGAGQPHAEVFALRQAGDRARGATIYVSLEPCNHYGRTPPCSEALIEAQVSNVIIGTIDPNPKVGGGGIARLKDAGIKVSVGVEEADCRRLNEAFFHRITHKRPFGILKYAMTLDGKIASQGGHSAWVTGTPARQRVHQLRGNCDAIIVGGNTVRNDNPHLTCHNHAAKNPLRVVMSRRLDLPPDARLWDVREAPTLVATESGVKPEFQDQLRDRGVEVIAYPQLTPSVVMADLYERGMMTVLWECGGVLAARALSEGMVQKVMAFIAPKLIGGDSAPTPLADLGFTQMTEALPLQHCQWHPIGEDLLLEGYL, from the coding sequence ATGACCAGTCCCTTTGATCGCGCCATGATGCAGCGTTGTCTCACCCTTGCCCGTCGGGCCCAGGGACAAACCGCCCCTAACCCCATGGTGGGGGCAGTCATCGTACAAGAGGGAGTCATCGTTGGCGAAGGCTTCCATCCCGGGGCCGGCCAGCCTCACGCCGAAGTCTTCGCCCTACGACAAGCGGGCGATCGCGCCCGGGGGGCCACCATCTACGTCAGCCTCGAACCCTGCAACCACTACGGACGCACTCCCCCCTGTTCCGAAGCCCTCATCGAAGCCCAAGTTAGCAACGTCATCATCGGCACCATAGACCCCAACCCCAAAGTCGGCGGTGGCGGAATCGCTCGCCTAAAAGACGCCGGCATCAAGGTCAGCGTCGGGGTAGAAGAAGCCGACTGTCGCCGTCTCAACGAAGCCTTCTTCCACCGCATCACCCATAAACGTCCCTTCGGCATCCTCAAATATGCCATGACCCTGGACGGCAAAATTGCCAGTCAGGGCGGCCATAGTGCCTGGGTCACCGGAACCCCAGCCCGGCAACGGGTGCATCAACTTCGGGGTAACTGTGACGCCATTATTGTAGGAGGGAACACGGTTCGCAACGACAACCCCCATCTGACCTGTCATAACCACGCTGCCAAAAATCCCCTACGAGTCGTCATGAGTCGTCGCCTGGACCTGCCCCCAGATGCCCGGCTTTGGGATGTCCGGGAAGCCCCCACCCTCGTGGCTACCGAAAGCGGCGTCAAGCCAGAATTTCAAGATCAATTGCGCGATCGCGGGGTCGAGGTCATCGCCTATCCCCAACTCACCCCCAGCGTCGTCATGGCGGATCTCTATGAACGGGGCATGATGACTGTTCTTTGGGAATGTGGAGGCGTGTTAGCGGCCCGGGCCCTATCTGAAGGAATGGTTCAGAAAGTCATGGCCTTCATCGCCCCCAAACTCATCGGCGGCGATTCTGCCCCAACCCCCCTAGCTGATTTAGGCTTCACTCAGATGACTGAGGCCCTCCCCCTCCAGCATTGCCAATGGCATCCCATTGGTGAGGATTTGCTATTAGAGGGCTATCTTTGA
- a CDS encoding plasmid replication protein, CyRepA1 family has translation MNHLLEWSASQVDEALTRLNVLSLEGTRPYDYLFYGNEMPRRNDGRLSSPILQRYRHIEAGGWWCSGINLLTGEDDLWGCFKPNQPRAQGGLNPEGQGKAIKYEHPPKTATGVFALRVPLHLWQAIADRAGVPLSHSAIDEAKSDLGFWQWLLEHPQIPLHITEGAKKAGTLLSAGYAAIALPGINGGYRVERDQWGQRRGKSRLIPQLQRLSQGDRPMYLVFDCDRKPKTIKAVNTALQRTGYLLNQAGCPVHIVTWNPNEGKGVDDFIANQGVEAFHEAVKTALPLNTWKAQSLNALTVPPAQELNRRYLGDISIPGNQPLVAIHSPKGTGKTQLLAQVVQQAKARHQKVLVLGHRVQLVEALCQRFELPYVSQLAQPQHPEVGMGLCIDSLHGDSQAQFDPDYWQNALVIIDEVEQVLWHGLNSDTCRNQRVAVLRSLKRLLENTLGHQGQVLVADADLSDMALEYLCSLAAVEAQPYLIANSWKPEAEESWQVHHYSDSTPKRFVKDLETYIENGGKPFVCLSAQKLTSRWGTRSLEAYFREKFPQHRILRIDAESVADPKHPAYHCTRHLNDCLQEYDLVLASPALETGVSIDELGLFTSVWAIAQGVQSTNTVRQAMARVREAVPRYLWAAPYGFNKVGNGSTSIPGLLTSGKRLTQLNVRLLQQADFEGIDDIDVGFQAESLGCWAKMGVRLNAAMANYRSTIVAALQAEGHQLCPVAPAKRRSRSRKAPKSACDTLHDRIAEVQQQNYERECVAIVNAPDFNEAEYRACKKRLVKRSGDRRALRKYELHRRYKVPVTEALVQQDDQGAYQKLRLHYYLTVGRPYLAQRDRQVAQQLIEQGQGQIFQPDFNRSQLGATVGTMHLLGIHKFLETPERELSNRDPDLQKLAELALKYRQDIKTTTGIGLAKNSTPMVILRRFLDKIGYGLTCLRCQRRQKKVLRIYRLDIPKDDRLLIFRNWLAVDQRIPNRGDQDVPVSNVAASAVTAQDNTCVQLTLDL, from the coding sequence GTGAACCACCTACTCGAATGGTCAGCCAGCCAAGTTGATGAGGCGCTGACCCGTCTTAACGTGCTGTCTTTAGAAGGAACCCGCCCTTACGATTATCTCTTTTATGGCAACGAGATGCCACGCCGCAATGACGGTCGCCTCTCTAGCCCCATCTTGCAACGCTATCGCCATATCGAAGCTGGGGGCTGGTGGTGTTCCGGGATTAATCTGTTGACGGGAGAGGATGACCTCTGGGGTTGCTTCAAACCCAATCAGCCTCGCGCTCAAGGGGGTCTAAATCCCGAGGGTCAGGGGAAAGCCATTAAGTATGAACATCCCCCGAAAACCGCCACGGGAGTCTTCGCGTTGCGGGTTCCCTTGCATCTGTGGCAGGCGATCGCCGATCGCGCGGGAGTCCCCCTCTCCCACAGTGCCATCGATGAGGCGAAATCGGATTTGGGCTTCTGGCAATGGTTATTAGAACATCCCCAAATTCCCCTCCACATCACCGAAGGAGCTAAAAAAGCCGGAACTCTCCTCAGTGCAGGCTATGCAGCTATTGCCCTACCGGGAATTAATGGCGGCTATCGCGTGGAACGAGATCAATGGGGCCAGCGTCGCGGCAAATCCCGGCTGATTCCTCAACTGCAACGGCTTAGCCAGGGCGATCGCCCCATGTATCTGGTCTTTGACTGCGATCGCAAACCCAAAACCATTAAAGCGGTCAATACAGCCCTACAACGCACTGGCTATCTTCTCAATCAAGCGGGTTGTCCGGTGCATATCGTCACCTGGAATCCCAATGAGGGTAAAGGAGTGGATGATTTCATCGCCAACCAGGGGGTTGAGGCCTTCCATGAGGCCGTGAAAACGGCCCTCCCCCTGAATACCTGGAAAGCCCAATCCCTCAACGCCCTCACAGTTCCCCCGGCCCAAGAACTCAACCGTCGCTATCTCGGAGACATCTCGATTCCTGGGAATCAACCCCTGGTGGCGATTCATTCCCCCAAGGGAACCGGTAAAACCCAACTGTTGGCCCAAGTGGTTCAGCAAGCCAAAGCCCGACACCAGAAAGTCCTAGTCTTGGGCCATCGTGTGCAATTGGTGGAAGCCCTTTGTCAACGGTTTGAGTTGCCCTATGTGAGTCAACTGGCCCAACCCCAACATCCCGAGGTGGGGATGGGACTCTGTATTGATTCCCTTCATGGGGACTCTCAAGCCCAATTTGACCCCGACTATTGGCAGAATGCCCTGGTGATTATCGATGAAGTCGAACAAGTCCTCTGGCATGGTTTAAACTCCGATACCTGTCGCAATCAACGGGTGGCGGTGTTGCGATCGCTCAAACGGTTGCTGGAAAATACCCTGGGCCATCAGGGTCAAGTCCTTGTCGCTGATGCAGATTTGAGTGATATGGCCCTGGAGTACCTCTGTAGCCTGGCCGCCGTCGAGGCCCAACCCTATCTCATTGCCAATTCCTGGAAACCCGAGGCTGAGGAATCCTGGCAGGTTCATCACTACAGCGACAGCACTCCCAAACGGTTTGTCAAAGACCTGGAAACCTATATCGAGAACGGTGGTAAACCCTTCGTCTGTCTCTCCGCCCAGAAACTCACCAGTCGTTGGGGGACGCGATCGCTCGAAGCCTATTTCCGCGAAAAATTCCCCCAACATCGCATCCTCCGCATCGACGCCGAATCCGTGGCCGATCCCAAACATCCCGCCTATCACTGCACCCGGCATCTCAATGACTGTCTGCAAGAGTATGATCTCGTCCTCGCCTCCCCGGCCCTGGAAACTGGGGTCAGTATTGACGAATTGGGTTTGTTTACCTCCGTCTGGGCGATCGCCCAAGGGGTCCAATCCACCAACACGGTTCGCCAAGCCATGGCCCGAGTGCGGGAGGCGGTTCCTCGCTATCTCTGGGCTGCCCCCTATGGCTTTAATAAGGTGGGCAATGGGTCCACCTCAATTCCCGGTTTATTGACTTCTGGCAAACGTTTAACTCAACTCAATGTGCGTCTGCTGCAACAAGCCGATTTTGAGGGGATTGATGATATTGATGTCGGCTTTCAGGCTGAGTCTCTAGGCTGTTGGGCCAAAATGGGAGTTCGCCTCAATGCCGCTATGGCCAATTACCGCAGTACCATTGTCGCGGCCCTACAAGCCGAAGGTCACCAACTTTGTCCCGTGGCCCCAGCCAAACGGCGATCGCGCTCCCGCAAAGCCCCCAAATCTGCCTGTGACACCCTGCACGATCGCATCGCCGAGGTGCAACAGCAAAACTATGAGCGGGAATGTGTGGCGATTGTCAATGCCCCAGACTTCAATGAAGCCGAATATCGGGCTTGTAAGAAACGGCTCGTTAAACGCTCAGGCGATCGCCGGGCCTTACGCAAATACGAACTCCACCGTCGTTATAAAGTCCCAGTCACCGAAGCCTTAGTGCAACAAGATGACCAGGGGGCCTATCAGAAACTACGGCTTCACTACTACCTAACTGTGGGGCGGCCCTACCTGGCCCAGCGCGATCGCCAAGTCGCCCAACAGCTCATTGAACAGGGACAAGGGCAAATCTTCCAACCGGACTTCAACCGCTCTCAACTTGGGGCCACTGTGGGAACGATGCACCTGTTAGGGATTCACAAATTCCTAGAAACTCCGGAACGGGAACTCTCCAACAGGGACCCAGATTTACAAAAACTAGCGGAGTTGGCGTTGAAGTACCGGCAAGACATCAAAACCACCACCGGCATCGGTTTAGCGAAAAACTCCACCCCGATGGTGATTCTGCGCCGCTTCCTGGACAAAATTGGCTATGGCTTAACCTGTTTACGCTGTCAACGTCGCCAGAAGAAGGTCTTACGGATTTATCGTCTGGATATCCCCAAAGATGACCGTCTCCTAATTTTCCGCAACTGGTTAGCCGTCGATCAACGGATTCCCAATCGGGGTGACCAAGACGTCCCAGTATCCAATGTTGCCGCTTCTGCGGTTACAGCACAGGATAATACTTGTGTTCAATTGACGTTGGATTTGTAG